A single region of the Acidithiobacillus acidisediminis genome encodes:
- the tolB gene encoding Tol-Pal system beta propeller repeat protein TolB, whose protein sequence is MHKRIAIVLLGLFSLAFVLPSEAALTVQVTKSVSSALPIAIPSFGPGIAGQPTVAEVVRADLSHSGLFKVLNPASYPSDPQAPSAVQANAWTGIGATGLALGAVQRTAQGYAVTVYVYNVSTGQELVAKRFSCSPAELHMTAHHVADVIYQAFTGKPGPFASRIAYVRQVGPEYSLIVAESDGWNPHVVVQGRMPLLSPVWSPDNRRVAYVTYVDSRATIFVQNLATGTRQAIAPGGQIVSAPSFSPNGQELAYARSQDGQTNIFTVDLATGQRHQLTRGGSINTSPSWSPNGGQIAFVSDRDGGPQIFVMNPQGGGQHRISYSGNYNASPAYSPNGQHIAFIHRSGGVYAVAVMNADGGGLRVLDAQGNCDHPSFADNGEMVIYGTHRGGRKVLAEASVDGRTLAILHGAGEDSQPAWSH, encoded by the coding sequence ATGCATAAGCGTATTGCCATCGTTCTGCTAGGCTTGTTCTCTCTGGCCTTCGTTCTGCCTAGTGAAGCAGCCCTGACAGTCCAGGTTACCAAGAGCGTATCCAGCGCCTTGCCCATCGCCATCCCCTCTTTTGGCCCAGGGATCGCGGGCCAACCCACGGTGGCCGAGGTGGTACGCGCGGATCTGAGTCACAGTGGTCTGTTCAAGGTCTTGAATCCCGCCAGCTATCCCAGTGATCCGCAAGCCCCAAGTGCGGTACAGGCCAATGCCTGGACCGGCATTGGCGCGACCGGTCTTGCGCTAGGCGCAGTGCAACGAACTGCACAGGGCTATGCGGTTACGGTCTATGTCTACAACGTCAGTACCGGGCAAGAGTTGGTGGCAAAGCGCTTTAGCTGTTCGCCAGCGGAATTGCACATGACCGCACATCATGTTGCCGATGTGATCTACCAGGCCTTCACCGGGAAACCCGGTCCCTTTGCCAGCCGCATCGCCTATGTGCGGCAGGTGGGTCCGGAGTATTCGTTGATCGTTGCGGAGTCGGATGGCTGGAATCCGCACGTGGTCGTGCAAGGTCGTATGCCCCTGCTCTCCCCCGTCTGGTCGCCGGATAACCGACGGGTGGCCTATGTCACCTATGTCGATTCCCGCGCCACCATCTTTGTGCAGAACCTCGCCACTGGCACACGCCAGGCCATTGCTCCGGGAGGCCAGATTGTCAGCGCGCCCAGTTTTTCGCCGAACGGCCAGGAACTTGCCTATGCGCGCTCGCAGGACGGGCAAACCAACATCTTCACGGTGGACCTGGCGACCGGTCAACGCCATCAGTTGACCCGCGGCGGCAGCATCAATACTTCGCCAAGCTGGTCCCCCAACGGCGGACAGATCGCCTTTGTCTCCGACCGCGATGGTGGGCCGCAGATCTTTGTCATGAATCCGCAGGGCGGCGGGCAGCATCGTATCAGCTATAGTGGGAACTACAATGCCAGCCCCGCATATTCCCCCAATGGTCAACATATCGCCTTCATTCATCGCAGCGGTGGGGTGTATGCCGTGGCGGTCATGAATGCCGATGGCGGTGGTCTGCGCGTACTGGATGCGCAGGGCAACTGTGATCATCCCAGCTTTGCCGATAATGGAGAAATGGTGATTTACGGCACCCATCGTGGCGGCCGCAAGGTTCTCGCCGAGGCGAGTGTCGATGGGCGTACCCTGGCCATTTTGCATGGCGCCGGAGAGGACAGTCAGCCCGCTTGGTCACACTGA
- the tolA gene encoding cell envelope integrity protein TolA, producing MKDHPRILPLILAIVLNVAVLVALFWTFHVNIPGAGHPAMQATLEAAMPTPTPTPAPQPAPAPKPVPAVKPQPVPKPAPKPPVPAPKPVPAKPTPAQVEKQQQMAAAKLTAERAAAEKHAQELAARRAATQKAAAAQKAAEERAAARQKAAAEKAAEQKAAQERAAAEAAAKAAAQKAAEQRAAAVKRQLAAEAAKAAQAARAKALQQQLEAQAKAQAEANLAAAKAQQAAENQRLEALFGQKIQRRVYRAWDTTFAASLNCEVAIELTPTGSIIGQPRVVSGSGNPAFDQAVIRAVEAAAPFVPPIGLPYSAFKSVVIKFNAEDLNHA from the coding sequence TTGAAAGACCACCCACGCATACTCCCCCTGATTCTTGCCATCGTCCTCAATGTGGCCGTGTTGGTCGCGTTGTTTTGGACCTTTCACGTGAATATTCCGGGGGCCGGGCACCCAGCAATGCAGGCAACCCTGGAAGCGGCGATGCCCACTCCAACCCCCACACCTGCGCCCCAACCTGCGCCAGCGCCAAAGCCCGTTCCGGCGGTAAAGCCGCAGCCGGTACCGAAGCCAGCACCAAAACCGCCCGTTCCTGCACCGAAGCCGGTACCGGCAAAGCCCACGCCGGCACAAGTAGAAAAGCAGCAGCAGATGGCGGCAGCGAAGTTGACGGCAGAACGAGCGGCGGCCGAAAAACATGCGCAGGAGCTTGCCGCACGTCGCGCTGCTACGCAAAAGGCAGCGGCAGCGCAAAAAGCCGCAGAAGAGCGGGCGGCTGCCCGACAAAAGGCAGCGGCAGAAAAGGCGGCGGAGCAAAAGGCGGCGCAAGAGCGTGCAGCCGCTGAAGCAGCAGCCAAGGCAGCAGCGCAGAAGGCCGCAGAGCAGCGCGCGGCGGCGGTAAAAAGGCAGCTCGCCGCGGAGGCTGCGAAAGCCGCCCAGGCGGCGCGTGCCAAGGCGCTGCAGCAGCAACTGGAGGCCCAGGCAAAGGCCCAGGCGGAGGCCAATCTGGCCGCTGCCAAGGCGCAACAGGCAGCGGAGAACCAACGCCTGGAGGCCCTCTTCGGGCAAAAGATCCAACGGCGGGTCTACCGTGCCTGGGATACCACCTTTGCGGCATCCCTGAATTGCGAGGTGGCGATCGAACTTACCCCCACTGGGAGCATCATCGGCCAACCGCGCGTTGTCAGTGGCAGTGGTAACCCGGCCTTCGACCAAGCGGTCATTCGCGCCGTCGAAGCCGCGGCACCTTTCGTTCCGCCCATTGGTCTACCCTACAGTGCCTTCAAAAGCGTCGTGATCAAATTCAATGCCGAGGATCTCAACCATGCATAA
- the tolR gene encoding protein TolR: protein MKRRRLLAEMNVVPYIDVSLVLLVIFMLSAPLLTQGVNVNLPKGVSKPVPDKTPPIVISVAKDGRLALQYKDEHMRPTLQDLGSTVKKVGHGDPAQMQVLVGGDAHADYGKVMAVMAALQQAGISHVGLLTRPEHH from the coding sequence ATGAAACGCCGCCGCCTATTGGCCGAGATGAACGTCGTACCCTACATCGACGTTTCCCTGGTGCTGTTGGTGATTTTCATGCTCTCCGCGCCACTGCTCACCCAAGGCGTCAATGTCAACCTGCCCAAGGGCGTAAGCAAACCCGTGCCAGACAAAACCCCGCCGATCGTCATTTCCGTGGCCAAGGATGGCCGGCTCGCGCTGCAATATAAAGACGAGCATATGCGTCCGACGCTGCAGGATCTTGGCAGCACCGTGAAAAAGGTCGGCCACGGCGACCCGGCGCAAATGCAGGTGCTGGTGGGCGGTGACGCCCACGCCGACTATGGCAAGGTCATGGCCGTCATGGCCGCCCTGCAGCAAGCCGGGATCTCGCACGTGGGGCTCCTAACTCGTCCGGAACACCATTGA
- the tolQ gene encoding protein TolQ encodes MDSTAVASSQHLSLSHLILHASPVVQGILLLLLIASVVSWFVIFQKGLVFSSAHRALKRFEKRFWSGGEMAQIYQHVSNNPQLEIGAGNIFCAGYEEFQRQRKGRPSDALDAARRAMRGAQIREVGQLESNLPLLASISSVAPFVGLLGTVWGIMTTFMNIGMAQQATLAAVAPPVAEALIATLAGLFAAIPATFFYNRFIHRLDELDAHYEVFMDEFTNILHRQLPESKV; translated from the coding sequence ATGGACAGCACTGCCGTAGCTTCTTCTCAACATCTCTCCCTGAGCCACCTGATCTTGCACGCCAGCCCGGTGGTGCAGGGTATCTTGCTGCTGTTACTGATCGCCTCGGTGGTCTCCTGGTTCGTGATCTTTCAGAAAGGGTTGGTATTTTCGAGTGCGCACCGAGCACTGAAGCGCTTTGAAAAACGCTTCTGGAGCGGTGGGGAGATGGCGCAGATCTACCAGCATGTGAGTAACAATCCACAGCTGGAGATTGGCGCAGGCAACATTTTTTGTGCTGGCTATGAGGAGTTTCAACGGCAGCGGAAGGGACGCCCCAGTGATGCCTTGGATGCGGCACGGCGCGCCATGCGCGGCGCCCAGATTCGCGAAGTTGGTCAGTTGGAGAGCAATCTTCCCCTGCTTGCCTCGATTTCTTCCGTGGCACCCTTCGTTGGCCTGCTCGGAACCGTCTGGGGCATCATGACCACCTTCATGAACATTGGCATGGCGCAACAGGCCACCCTGGCCGCGGTGGCACCGCCCGTCGCCGAGGCCCTGATTGCCACCCTCGCCGGGCTCTTCGCCGCTATCCCCGCAACCTTCTTCTATAACCGCTTCATCCATCGCCTGGATGAACTCGATGCGCATTATGAGGTCTTCATGGATGAGTTCACCAACATCCTGCACCGTCAGTTACCCGAGAGCAAAGTATGA
- the ybgC gene encoding tol-pal system-associated acyl-CoA thioesterase, producing the protein MAVDVGSRSQFAVRVYYEDTDHGGVVYHANYLRFMERARTEMLRDRGLELDRLEEEDGVIFAVRRASLDFRAPARFNQHLRIETLISAVRPLRMHFSQNIFCADRLLCYGEVEVVCLKAENFRPAPIPKHVVQAFFPNP; encoded by the coding sequence ATGGCGGTTGATGTGGGCTCGCGCAGCCAATTTGCCGTGCGCGTATATTATGAAGATACGGATCATGGCGGCGTGGTATATCATGCCAATTATTTGCGCTTCATGGAGCGCGCTCGTACCGAGATGCTGCGCGATAGGGGATTGGAATTGGATCGACTGGAGGAAGAGGACGGCGTGATTTTTGCCGTTCGCCGCGCCAGCCTCGACTTTCGTGCGCCAGCGCGTTTCAATCAGCATCTGCGCATCGAGACCCTGATCAGTGCCGTTCGCCCCCTGCGCATGCACTTCTCCCAGAACATCTTTTGTGCCGACCGACTGCTCTGCTATGGAGAAGTCGAAGTGGTCTGCCTGAAAGCAGAGAATTTTCGTCCAGCACCCATCCCTAAACATGTCGTACAGGCTTTTTTCCCCAACCCTTAA
- the ruvB gene encoding Holliday junction branch migration DNA helicase RuvB, which produces MVTPSAMSRDNLSSQEQTGDKIDHALRPRLLQDYLGQERLRESLSLFIDAARQRQEALDHVLLFGPPGLGKTTLAHVIAQEMGAGLKVTSGPILDKAGDLAAILTNLQPHDVLFVDEIHRLSPVVEEILYPALEDFELDILIGEGPSARSIKIGLPPFTLIGATTRAGLLSSPLRDRFGISFHLEFYSVDELSRIVARSASILQVPAVREGVAEIAARARGTPRIANRLLRRVRDYAQVRGDGTIDHATARAALELMEVDEHGFDPQDRRLLGIIIERFAGGPVGVESLAAALGEDRGTIEDVLEPFLIQSGYLIRTPRGRCATAQSYLALGLPRPESGQSGSLFDGG; this is translated from the coding sequence ATGGTCACTCCCAGCGCCATGAGCCGCGACAACCTCAGTTCTCAGGAACAAACCGGCGACAAGATCGATCACGCCCTGCGCCCGCGCCTGTTGCAGGATTATCTGGGCCAGGAACGTCTGCGCGAGTCCCTGTCTCTGTTCATCGACGCGGCGCGGCAGCGGCAGGAAGCCTTGGATCATGTGCTGCTTTTTGGCCCCCCGGGATTGGGCAAGACAACGCTGGCGCACGTCATCGCCCAAGAGATGGGTGCGGGACTCAAAGTAACCTCTGGGCCGATTCTCGACAAGGCGGGAGACCTCGCCGCCATTCTCACCAATCTGCAGCCCCACGATGTCCTTTTTGTCGATGAAATCCATCGCTTGAGTCCGGTGGTGGAGGAAATCCTCTATCCCGCCCTCGAGGACTTCGAGCTCGACATCCTCATTGGGGAAGGACCCTCCGCGCGCTCCATCAAGATTGGCCTGCCTCCCTTTACCCTGATTGGTGCCACCACCCGCGCCGGGCTTCTCTCTTCGCCCTTGCGGGACCGCTTCGGCATCAGCTTTCACCTGGAATTCTACAGTGTCGACGAGCTGAGTCGGATCGTGGCCCGTTCTGCCAGCATCCTACAGGTACCCGCCGTGCGCGAGGGCGTGGCGGAGATCGCCGCCCGCGCCCGCGGCACGCCGCGTATTGCCAATCGGCTGCTGCGCCGAGTCCGGGACTACGCCCAGGTGCGTGGCGATGGAACGATCGATCATGCTACAGCACGTGCAGCTTTGGAGTTGATGGAGGTAGACGAACATGGCTTCGATCCGCAGGATCGTCGCCTCCTCGGCATCATCATTGAACGCTTCGCTGGTGGTCCGGTAGGCGTGGAGAGTCTGGCTGCCGCCCTGGGGGAAGATCGCGGCACCATCGAGGATGTGTTGGAACCCTTTCTCATTCAATCTGGATATCTGATTCGCACCCCGCGCGGCCGCTGCGCCACCGCCCAGAGTTATTTGGCGCTCGGTCTGCCACGGCCCGAATCCGGGCAATCCGGGAGTCTTTTCGATGGCGGTTGA
- the ruvA gene encoding Holliday junction branch migration protein RuvA: MITSLQGKILQRRPPWLWLEVSGVGYEVEMPLSSFYQLPAEGSALQIFTHFVVREDAQLLYGFLTLDERDLFRLLIKVNGIGGKVALACLAGLEAGQLRQALLLGDKKRLTAIPGIGVKTAERMIVELQDKIGDARSAFPPGPSSDDPRTEAIAALQSLGYKPVEAQRAVEKLPGDLPLEELIRQTLQILARR, encoded by the coding sequence ATGATCACCAGTTTACAGGGCAAGATCCTTCAACGCCGCCCGCCTTGGCTGTGGCTGGAAGTCTCTGGGGTTGGCTATGAAGTCGAAATGCCCCTCTCCAGCTTCTACCAGCTTCCGGCCGAAGGAAGCGCTTTGCAAATCTTCACCCATTTTGTGGTGCGCGAAGATGCCCAGCTGTTGTATGGTTTTTTGACTCTCGACGAGCGGGATCTTTTTCGTCTTCTGATCAAGGTCAATGGTATTGGCGGCAAGGTGGCCCTGGCCTGTTTGGCGGGCCTGGAGGCGGGACAACTGCGTCAGGCCCTGCTGCTGGGGGACAAAAAGCGACTCACGGCCATTCCGGGCATTGGGGTCAAAACCGCAGAACGGATGATCGTGGAATTACAGGACAAGATTGGTGATGCGAGATCTGCCTTTCCACCGGGCCCGAGCAGCGACGATCCGCGCACGGAAGCCATTGCCGCCCTGCAGAGTCTCGGCTATAAGCCGGTGGAAGCGCAACGCGCAGTAGAGAAACTGCCCGGGGATCTCCCGCTGGAGGAATTGATTCGCCAGACCCTGCAGATTCTCGCCCGCCGCTAG
- the ruvC gene encoding crossover junction endodeoxyribonuclease RuvC: protein MQRIIGIDPGSLRTGFGIIETDASGRLRHVAHGCINVSRQPFLERIGAIHRKLGEVLREFAPHAAAIEQVFLARNADSALKLGQARGAALVALLERELPIAEYSALQIKKATVGAGHADKTQVEQMVRRLLRVDDSLQADAADALACAICHAHSQRTQNFWHAAEVARP, encoded by the coding sequence ATGCAGCGCATCATCGGAATCGATCCCGGTTCCCTACGCACGGGCTTTGGCATCATCGAAACCGATGCCTCGGGGCGTCTACGCCACGTCGCGCATGGCTGTATCAACGTGTCCAGACAACCCTTTCTGGAGCGGATTGGGGCCATCCACCGCAAACTGGGGGAAGTTCTGCGGGAATTTGCACCCCATGCTGCCGCAATCGAGCAAGTTTTCCTGGCTCGCAATGCCGATTCTGCGCTGAAATTGGGGCAAGCGCGGGGCGCAGCACTGGTGGCCCTGCTGGAGCGCGAACTCCCCATAGCCGAGTACAGCGCATTGCAAATCAAGAAGGCCACTGTGGGCGCCGGTCATGCCGACAAGACTCAGGTAGAGCAGATGGTGCGCCGACTTCTGCGGGTCGACGACAGCCTGCAAGCCGATGCCGCTGATGCCCTGGCATGCGCCATCTGTCATGCGCATAGTCAGAGAACGCAGAACTTCTGGCACGCCGCGGAGGTTGCGAGACCATGA
- a CDS encoding YebC/PmpR family DNA-binding transcriptional regulator, with translation MSGHSKWSTIKFKKALKDAKRGKVFTRLIREITVAARAGGGDPGSNSRLRLALDKAYAANMTKDTVERAVKRGTGELEGVDYEEVTYEGYGPGGVAILVETMTDNKVRTVAEIRHIFSKRGGNMGTAGSVAYQFKKQGLITFPGDADEDRILEAALEAGAEDVLNEGERIVVYTAATDLHAVAAALEAAGLMPEESEITMIPENTIEVSGEEAEKLLRLIEFLEENDDVQNVYANYELSEAEMARLEEAAAS, from the coding sequence ATGTCTGGACATAGCAAATGGTCCACCATCAAATTCAAGAAGGCATTGAAGGATGCCAAGCGCGGCAAGGTTTTCACCCGCCTGATTCGCGAAATTACCGTGGCAGCCCGAGCCGGCGGCGGGGATCCTGGCAGCAACTCCCGTTTGCGCTTGGCACTGGACAAGGCCTACGCGGCCAACATGACCAAGGATACCGTCGAGCGTGCCGTCAAGCGCGGTACGGGAGAGCTGGAAGGCGTCGACTATGAGGAAGTGACCTACGAGGGCTACGGCCCCGGTGGGGTGGCCATACTGGTAGAAACCATGACGGATAACAAGGTGCGCACCGTGGCCGAGATTCGTCATATCTTTTCCAAACGTGGCGGCAATATGGGCACCGCCGGTTCGGTAGCCTATCAATTCAAGAAACAGGGGCTGATCACCTTTCCCGGTGATGCCGACGAGGACCGTATTCTTGAGGCGGCATTAGAGGCAGGGGCGGAAGATGTGCTCAATGAAGGAGAGCGAATTGTTGTCTACACTGCTGCCACCGACCTCCACGCAGTCGCTGCCGCGCTGGAAGCGGCCGGCTTGATGCCGGAGGAGAGTGAAATCACCATGATTCCGGAAAATACGATTGAAGTCAGTGGAGAAGAAGCGGAAAAGCTCTTGCGCCTGATCGAATTTCTGGAAGAAAACGATGACGTGCAGAACGTTTATGCCAATTATGAGTTGAGCGAGGCAGAAATGGCACGTCTGGAGGAAGCCGCAGCTTCTTAA
- a CDS encoding lysophospholipid acyltransferase family protein — MPASGPVIIACNHLSVLDPLLLVASNQRLISFLVAQEYYEQRWLRPWLDLSACIPVRRDGRDLRGLLQARRLLRAGRVLGIFPEGGISRKGMQKGLAWLVRESAAPVVPARIVAARQYPSDLHTWLRRQHPLLRYGVPLHFHPDADAAEILGATRSAIATLA; from the coding sequence GTGCCGGCATCAGGCCCGGTAATCATCGCCTGCAATCATTTGTCGGTTCTCGATCCGCTGCTGCTGGTTGCCAGCAATCAACGCCTGATCTCTTTCCTGGTCGCGCAGGAGTACTACGAGCAACGCTGGCTGCGCCCCTGGCTGGATTTATCGGCTTGTATTCCCGTGCGTCGCGATGGGCGCGACCTGCGCGGGCTATTACAAGCACGGCGGCTGCTGCGGGCGGGTCGGGTACTGGGGATTTTTCCGGAGGGAGGCATCAGTCGCAAGGGCATGCAAAAAGGTCTGGCCTGGCTGGTACGAGAAAGTGCCGCACCCGTCGTTCCCGCGCGCATCGTCGCCGCTCGTCAGTATCCATCGGATCTGCATACTTGGCTGCGACGCCAGCACCCTCTGCTCCGCTACGGTGTACCCTTGCACTTTCATCCGGACGCCGACGCCGCCGAAATCCTCGGTGCTACCCGCAGCGCCATCGCCACCTTGGCATGA
- the nadA gene encoding quinolinate synthase NadA has translation MSVETLHFHGRSDIGAAELDTRIRVAKAALGQRVVILGHHYQREEVYRHADFHGDSLQLSRAAAALDAEYIVFCGVHFMAEVADILSRPEQKSILPDLQAGCAMADMANIAQVERAWGELRSVLDPDSEVTPVTYVNSSAEIKAFCGRTGGTVCTSSNARKILEWGFRQRPKAFFFPDQHLGRWTGHQLGIPLQEMPVWDPDLPLGGLTPEQIRQAKILLWKGHCSVHQMFQPIHIERWRAAHPTGKVIAHPEAAYEVCAMADYVGSTDFILKTVKAAEPGSQWLVGTEINLVTRLAEEVRSEGKTVEFMSPLVCMCSTMFRIDPEQLAITLEELLAGRPRNVIRVPEQTAVEARVALRRMLEQS, from the coding sequence ATGAGCGTGGAAACCCTACACTTCCATGGACGCAGCGACATTGGAGCAGCAGAACTGGACACGCGGATTCGCGTCGCCAAGGCGGCCCTGGGGCAGCGGGTAGTGATTCTGGGACATCATTATCAACGGGAAGAGGTCTATCGCCACGCTGATTTTCACGGCGATTCCCTGCAGTTGTCGCGCGCGGCGGCGGCTCTGGATGCAGAATACATCGTCTTCTGTGGTGTACATTTCATGGCCGAGGTCGCGGATATCCTCAGTCGCCCTGAACAGAAAAGCATTCTGCCCGACCTGCAGGCGGGCTGCGCCATGGCCGACATGGCCAATATCGCGCAGGTGGAACGCGCCTGGGGGGAACTGCGTAGCGTTCTCGACCCCGATAGCGAGGTCACACCCGTTACGTACGTCAATTCCAGTGCCGAAATTAAGGCCTTTTGTGGCCGCACCGGGGGCACCGTCTGCACTTCCTCGAATGCGCGCAAGATTCTGGAATGGGGCTTTCGTCAACGCCCCAAGGCGTTCTTTTTCCCCGACCAGCATCTGGGGCGCTGGACGGGTCATCAACTCGGCATTCCCCTGCAGGAGATGCCGGTCTGGGACCCTGATCTCCCCCTCGGCGGCCTGACGCCTGAACAGATCCGCCAAGCCAAAATCTTGCTCTGGAAAGGACACTGCTCGGTCCATCAAATGTTCCAGCCCATTCACATCGAGCGCTGGCGCGCCGCACACCCCACCGGCAAGGTGATCGCCCATCCCGAGGCCGCCTACGAAGTGTGCGCCATGGCCGATTATGTGGGCTCCACTGACTTTATCCTGAAAACCGTGAAGGCGGCAGAGCCAGGTAGCCAGTGGCTGGTCGGAACAGAGATCAATCTCGTCACCCGACTGGCGGAGGAGGTGCGCAGCGAGGGCAAGACGGTCGAGTTCATGTCACCCTTGGTCTGCATGTGTTCCACGATGTTCCGCATTGATCCGGAGCAACTGGCCATCACTCTGGAAGAACTGCTCGCTGGTCGTCCGCGTAATGTCATCCGCGTTCCGGAACAGACGGCGGTAGAGGCGCGCGTGGCCTTGCGACGGATGCTGGAGCAATCCTGA
- the nudB gene encoding dihydroneopterin triphosphate diphosphatase, which produces MAYKIPKSVLVLVHTAEQVLLLERVRPEGFWQSVTGSLEAGEDWHAAAVRELAEETGFSATALVDTGVRNRFPIVPPWAERYAPGVLENEERIFTLLLTQPEAPQLRPSEHCAFAWLSPPEAAARCGSWTNRNAIIRLFGTLDAGRLAS; this is translated from the coding sequence ATGGCGTACAAAATTCCTAAATCCGTTCTCGTCCTGGTGCATACGGCAGAGCAGGTGCTGCTGCTCGAACGGGTGCGTCCGGAGGGCTTTTGGCAATCCGTTACCGGCAGTCTGGAAGCCGGGGAGGATTGGCACGCTGCTGCTGTCCGTGAATTGGCCGAAGAAACGGGATTTTCCGCCACGGCATTGGTCGATACGGGGGTGCGCAATCGCTTTCCCATCGTTCCACCTTGGGCGGAACGCTATGCCCCCGGTGTCTTGGAAAACGAAGAGCGCATCTTTACCCTGCTTCTGACGCAGCCAGAGGCGCCGCAGCTGCGCCCCAGCGAGCACTGTGCCTTCGCTTGGCTGTCGCCCCCAGAGGCGGCAGCGCGTTGTGGCTCCTGGACCAACCGCAATGCCATTATTCGCTTGTTTGGAACCCTTGACGCCGGGCGTCTTGCCTCTTAG